A stretch of the Argentina anserina chromosome 6, drPotAnse1.1, whole genome shotgun sequence genome encodes the following:
- the LOC126798266 gene encoding alpha carbonic anhydrase 1, chloroplastic codes for MAPRISLLVLMVTLLIVGSSACFVEEVKSLGFTYSGTTGPQRWGRLGPYFSACNGKRQSPLNLVKDKFVLMRNFKPLNRNYLALNATLYNNNFNIGVHFDGQIAGTFVIDGKNYNLKQLHWHTPSEHRINGVQFPAELHLVHLADDNSIAVVAVLFQYGKEDVFISQIKDKLAELNEEVCRRDKDAHVPLGHIDMKEFDKRTRKYWRYAGSLSSPPCTENVIWNILGKVRYISKAQVEAIRAPLGVDYKNNARPLQPLNGRKIELFEELS; via the exons ATGGCTCCTAGAATTTCACTGTTGGTGCTCATGGTGACATTGCTGATCGTTGGTTCTTCAGCTTGCTTTGTAGAAG AGGTGAAGTCGCTTGGATTCACTTACTCGGGTACAACTGGACCTCAGAGATGGGGAAGATTGGGTCCATATTTCTCAGCATGTAATGGAAAGAGGCAGTCTCCATTGAACCTTGTCAAGGACAAGTTTGTTCTTATGAGGAATTTCAAGCCATTAAACCGAAACTACCTTGCGTTGAATGCCACATTATACAACAATAACTTTAACATTGGG GTGCATTTCGATGGACAAATTGCCGGAACATTTGTCATAGATGGTAAGAACTACAACCTGAAGCAGCTGCACTGGCATACTCCCTCTGAACATCGTATTAATGGAGTCCA ATTTCCAGCGGAGCTTCATTTAGTTCACCTGGCAGATGACAATAGCATCGCAGTTGTTGCAGTTCTTTTCCAATATGGCAAAGAAGATGTCTTCATCTctcag ATCAAGGATAAGCTGGCAGAGTTGAACGAGGAGGTATGTAGAAGAGATAAGGATGCTCATGTCCCCCTCGGACATATAGACATGAAGGAGTTTGATAAAAGAACACGCAAATATTGGAGATATGCtggctctctctcttctcctccatGTACTGAGAATGTCATCTGGAATATCCTTGGAAAG GTGAGGTACATTTCCAAGGCTCAGGTAGAGGCTATAAGAGCACCACTGGGAGTGGATTACAAGAACAACGCGAGACCACTGCAGCCTCTTAATGGACGCAAAATTGAGCTCTTCGAGGAGCTTAGCTAG
- the LOC126798265 gene encoding uncharacterized protein LOC126798265, which translates to MPQVDLETLVSACAGGSIDRKIACETQADPDRPEDDDDANPDEPVLHADFPPESFWLSKDAEYDWFDRNAFFERKDSTKGTNSNSTNLHPNSNNNSQRFSINLKSKASMIGLPKPQKTNYADTKHRRNCKAVNGRLFPKRSGSVGKSTDGSMIEPSSPKVSCMGRVRSKRDRKRRWRNRQQRSINDTSSSMEKSVKPVERRKFGFLASFRGLFRHGRRDKSKGEKHAPLFADSPPRRSSVARRAAFDYETASCDSLPRQSTESEPPGIGGMKRFVSGRRSGSWVEEHGIDVA; encoded by the coding sequence ATGCCACAAGTCGATTTAGAAACTCTAGTAAGCGCCTGCGCCGGCGGTTCCATAGACCGAAAAATCGCCTGCGAGACCCAGGCCGATCCTGACCGACCGGAAGACGACGACGACGCCAACCCCGACGAGCCGGTTTTACATGCGGATTTCCCGCCTGAGTCGTTCTGGCTCTCCAAAGACGCCGAGTACGACTGGTTCGACCGGAACGCCTTCTTCGAGCGAAAAGACTCCACCAAAGGAACCAACTCCAACTCCACCAACCTCCATCCCAACTCTAACAACAACTCCCAGCGATTCTCTATAAACTTGAAGTCCAAGGCGTCGATGATTGGCCTCCCCAAGCCGCAGAAGACAAACTACGCCGATACGAAGCACCGGAGGAACTGTAAGGCCGTCAATGGGAGGTTGTTCCCCAAGAGATCCGGATCGGTTGGGAAATCGACGGACGGGTCGATGATCGAGCCGTCGTCGCCCAAGGTGTCGTGTATGGGGAGAGTCAGATCGAAGCGCGACCGGAAGCGGCGGTGGAGGAACCGCCAGCAGCGGTCGATCAACGACACGTCGTCGTCGATGGAGAAGTCGGTTAAGCCGGTGGAGAGACGGAAGTTCGGGTTTCTCGCGAGTTTTCGGGGGCTGTTTCGACACGGGAGACGTGATAAGTCTAAGGGTGAGAAGCACGCGCCGCTGTTTGCGGACTCGCCTCCGCGGCGGAGCAGCGTGGCGAGGAGGGCGGCGTTCGATTACGAGACGGCGTCGTGCGACTCGCTGCCGAGGCAGAGCACGGAGAGCGAGCCACCCGGTATTGGCGGGATGAAGCGGTTCGTGTCGGGTCGGAGGTCCGGGTCGTGGGTCGAGGAGCACGGCATCGACGTTGCGTAA